One segment of Primulina tabacum isolate GXHZ01 chromosome 14, ASM2559414v2, whole genome shotgun sequence DNA contains the following:
- the LOC142524793 gene encoding uncharacterized protein LOC142524793 has translation MTAARLLRVSKLPTGLGFSTETVSSSSFSLMGSRHRTQMCLRDIGLSSDSHTPTTGGVRKPVTVLATGTPSACVLISEPKANKTVDLALLFAKFAEVMSRLLEFITRRRPWRFHIEMFVEKVIINCRFFALLAVAGSLIGSVLCFVQGCFLIMESYFQYFHAMSKMSEQGHVVLLLIEAIDMFLVGIAMLIFGMAMHIMFVGTSDRKRLEYSASTSSNNFSLEKLSSWIKMRSVMQAKSKIGHAVILILQVEVLEKSKYLTTTSPLDLACYAGVVLLSSASIFILSRIALSRDEKLCSHPI, from the exons ATGACCGCCGCCAGATTGCTAAGGGTGTCAAAATTACCTACGGGGCTTGGATTTTCTACAGAAACTGTCTCGAGTTCTTCGTTTTCACTGATGGGGTCGAGGCATAGGACACAAATGTGTCTGCGGGATATCGGGTTGAGTTCTGATTCTCATACTCCGACCACTGGCGGTGTGCGAAAGCCAGTGACGGTACTGGCCACCGGCACCCCCTCAGCATGCGTACTGATTTCGGAGCCGAAGGCGAATAAAACTGTGGATCTGGCCttgttgtttgcaaaatttgcaGAAGTGATGTCTCGGTTGCTTGAGTTCATTACCAGACGAAGGCCATGGAGATTTCATATTGAAATGTTCGTTGAAAAG GTTATTATAAATTGCAGATTTTTTGCACTGCTAGCAGTCGCGGGATCTTTGATTGGTTCTGTTCTTTGTTTCGTTCAG GGGTGTTTTCTGATAATGGAGTCATATTTCCAATACTTCCATGCCATGTCCAAAATGTCAGAACAAGGGCACGTGGTGCTCCTATTAATCGAAGCTATTG ATATGTTCCTGGTTGGAATTGCAATGCTTATATTTGGAATGGCTATGCATATCATGTTTGTGGGAACCAGCGACCGCAAAAGATTAGAGTATTCAGCTTCAACCTCGTCCAACAATTTCAGTCTCGAG AAACTCTCATCATGGATCAAAATGCGATCCGTTATGCAAGCAAAATCGAAAATCGGGCATGCTGTAATATTGATTCTTCAAGTGGAAGTCCTCGAAAAATCCAAGTACTTGACAACTACAAGCCCTTTGGATCTTGCCTGCTACGCTGGAGTTGTGCTTCTGTCTTCTGCGTCTATATTCATACTTTCAAGAATCGCTCTTTCACGAGATGAGAAATTGTGTTCACATCCAATATAA